tatttttccttgGTGAATTTTCTTGCAAAAATCATCTCCCACCCTCAGGACAAGTGCACCGTTTCTCAGCTGTGAATTCTTTGATGAATAACAAGCTTTGAGCTAtcattaaaacattttccacatacagaacaagagtatggtttctctcctgtgtgaattctctgatgtacaatTAGATGTGATGTACTTACAAAACGTTTATCACATACAGAGCaggaatatggtttttctcccgTGTGACTCCGCTGATGTTTAATAAGATTTGAACTAcagataaaacatttcccacattgtgagcaggaatatggtttctctcctgtgtgaattctccgaTGCTTAACAAGGTCTGATTTACTGTtacaacatttcccacactctgaacaagaatatggtttctttCCAGTATGAATTCTCTTATGAATAGCAAGATTTGTGCTACTgataaaatatttcccacattctgaacataaatattttttctctccagtgtgacttctctgatgtctaacaagctCTGAGTTACTGataaaacttttcccacattcACCACAAGAATacggtttttctcctgtgtgaatcctgtgatgtcTAACAAGTTCACAGTTCCAtttaaaacacttcccacattcagagcataaaAACGGTTTATCTTTTGTCTGATATTTCTGGTCAGTTTTTCTGTGCTTATTACAAGAAGGTGCATATTCTGCATGTTCTGTAGGTGcaaaaatgtcagtgtctgtgagatttccctcctcacatgagactgattcctccttatcATGAGCACATGTATAATGTGTATGATCTTTTAGTGTAAACATGTTCGTGCCAGagagatttttttctttacatgaaaCTGATTCTTCCTTAATAAGAGTATGATCTGTGGGTGAATAAATATCAGTGTCTGTGATATTTCCTTCTTCACACAAGACTGATTCTTCTTtgatatgagtagatgtatattgtgttatATCTGGGGGTGTATAAATGTCGCTGTGGGTGGGCTTTTCTTTCGCACATGAAaatgattcctccttaatatgagtacaTATATACGGTACCTGATATGAGGATGTAAAGTGTGGGAGAAGCCCTTTTTTATGTGAAGCTAATTTGTCCGTAACATTCTCcagacagtttattatttttctgtccTTTGTGGATGAGTATTTTTCAGTCTGTATATTTATTACAACACTGTGATCGTCATTCATACAATCTGTTGAAGAAGTAGGTGTTTGGGATCCACGAGATATTTTTGTATTCTCAGTGAGATCTGTTGGAGAGAAATACATTGAGGTTAGATGACATAAACAATAGGGTAATAAGAGGAGGAGAAAAGGCTTCTGTGTGTCATTCCTGAACAGGACAACTTGTAGTCTGTGGTTGCACTGGCTGCCAATGCTACAAGCTGAGGGAGAAGGATATTACAGGTCAAGGACTATTAACCTATCGCACACATAGACACTTAATAAAAAAGGTTAATTAAAGCTTTTAAATATCTTATATGTTTGCCTTAATATTATCTGTTTATTGAAGCCTTTATTGTATAAAAGTTATATGAATTTTACCCAGATGTAGTCATTAATATTTCTTTCATACCATACACTCCTATTATATGTAGGCATTAACAGTGGTATTAAGACAGCACCGATGCAGTACACACTAATTTCCCATAGAATACTTAAAAAGGTTAAGTGAAAATTTCAATTTAAAATCagaatacaaaaaataaagaaatggacaatttCTTGTGCACTGTACCCTCCTAATTATCCTGTATAAGGAGGTGGCACCATATGTGATTTCCATGTGTGATTACACTAATCAGTATCTATTGCACAAGTGTTACAAGCATTACCACTGACAGATAACCACAGAACTGTGTTTTTGGAACGATTTCGCACCAGACACTATACATTTGTTCTCTcagtttaatcatacttgccaactctccctgaatgtcagggagactccctgaaataggggtgatctccctcactccctgaagagtctggcattctccctgatgctgagccagtacaagacatggttggcttcgccatctgtggcatgacacagttcagaaattgtgtcccttcagtctagagattcattagctgcttttctataacgcatagttgccttctctcccggaatgtccgggagactcccgcatttctgggagatctcccgggctcctgggagagcagggcaacctcctggttttGGTaacc
The nucleotide sequence above comes from Mixophyes fleayi isolate aMixFle1 chromosome 6, aMixFle1.hap1, whole genome shotgun sequence. Encoded proteins:
- the LOC142159893 gene encoding uncharacterized protein LOC142159893, with the translated sequence MYKYRSHMTEKILNLTLEIIYLLTGEDYTLVKKTSGERMTPSSRFPVSKGWSRIRNSITVQPPLHSLIHERNNDQRILELTNKIIQLLTGEVGLYKDRMVENHSLISLDLTENTKISRGSQTPTSSTDCMNDDHSVVINIQTEKYSSTKDRKIINCLENVTDKLASHKKGLLPHFTSSYQVPYICTHIKEESFSCAKEKPTHSDIYTPPDITQYTSTHIKEESVLCEEGNITDTDIYSPTDHTLIKEESVSCKEKNLSGTNMFTLKDHTHYTCAHDKEESVSCEEGNLTDTDIFAPTEHAEYAPSCNKHRKTDQKYQTKDKPFLCSECGKCFKWNCELVRHHRIHTGEKPYSCGECGKSFISNSELVRHQRSHTGEKKYLCSECGKYFISSTNLAIHKRIHTGKKPYSCSECGKCCNSKSDLVKHRRIHTGEKPYSCSQCGKCFICSSNLIKHQRSHTGEKPYSCSVCDKRFVSTSHLIVHQRIHTGEKPYSCSVCGKCFNDSSKLVIHQRIHS